GGGGCGGTGGTACGCTTGATCTCAAAGCCGAGGCGGCGGCGCCCCCGCACCACGAGGAGGTCCAGCTCGGCGCCGGCGTGCGCGGCCCAGAAGAACGCCTCCTCGGGGGCGGCGCCGAGGCGCGCTAGCAGCTCCCCCAGCAGAAACCCCTCCCAGGACGCGCCCACTTTGGGGTGTCCCTCCAGGTCGTCTCGCGTTTCCAGGCCGAGCAAGGCGTGGAGCAGTCCCGAGTCGGAGACGTAGACCTTAGGCGACTTCACCTGTCGTTTCCCCACGTTCTCGTGCCAGGGCGGGAGCTGGCGGAGCACCAGCGCCCCTGTCAGCACGTCGAGATAGCGGCGGACGGTGGTCGCCGCCACGCCGAACGCCCGCGCGAGCTCGGCGCCGTTCCACACCTGACCGTGGTAATGCGCGAGCATGCGCCAGAAGCGGTGCATCGTGACGCCGGGGATCTGGACGCCGAGCGCGGCGAGATCCCGTTCGAGAAAGGTGCGAACGAAAGACCGCCGCCACTCAAACGACTCGGCGGTGGACCGCGCCAGGTACGATCGCGGGAAACCTCCCCGGAGCCACCGGCGGTCGAGCGCCTCGATTCCCACTTCGTCGAGCGCGAAGCCGTCGAGCTCGTGGTACGCGATCCGTCCGGCCAGCGTCTCGGCGCTCTGGCGGAGCAGATCCGGCGAGGCGCTCCCCAGCACGAGGAACCGGACCTTGGAGTCCGGACGGTCCACGAGCACGCGGAGCACCGGGAACAGATCCGGGCGTCGCTGCACCTCATCCAGGATGACCAGTCCTTCGAGCTTCTCGAGCGCGAGCTTGGGTTCCGCGAGCCGGGCTAGATCGTCCGGGTCCTCCAGATCGAACCGGCGCTTTGGGCCCCGGAACCGGCGGCCGACTTCGCGCGCCAGGGTAGTCTTGCCCACCTGGCGCGCGCCGAGCATGCCGACGACCGGGTGGCGCTCGAGCAGTGCCAGCACCCGACGCAGGTGGCGTGTCCG
The Gemmatimonadales bacterium DNA segment above includes these coding regions:
- a CDS encoding ATP-binding protein, producing MSTLLPRTRHLRRVLALLERHPVVGMLGARQVGKTTLAREVGRRFRGPKRRFDLEDPDDLARLAEPKLALEKLEGLVILDEVQRRPDLFPVLRVLVDRPDSKVRFLVLGSASPDLLRQSAETLAGRIAYHELDGFALDEVGIEALDRRWLRGGFPRSYLARSTAESFEWRRSFVRTFLERDLAALGVQIPGVTMHRFWRMLAHYHGQVWNGAELARAFGVAATTVRRYLDVLTGALVLRQLPPWHENVGKRQVKSPKVYVSDSGLLHALLGLETRDDLEGHPKVGASWEGFLLGELLARLGAAPEEAFFWAAHAGAELDLLVVRGRRRLGFEIKRTTAPAATRSMRAARETLRLEHVDVIHAGPHTFPLEEGFRAVAAAALVETIQPL